The DNA segment GTATCTTCCATCGTCGTCTTGATCGAACGTAAAAAGctcttcgtcatcatccTCATCGTCGTCGTCACTATCGTCATCAACATCTATATCCGCATCGtcatcaatttcagatAATGCATAATCACTCTCCGAGTCCAGCTCAATTGCGGCCGACATATCTCCCATTTGTTCGTTGGGTAATTTCAAGTTGTGCAAGTTTGCCTGGCGATTGGTTATCGACTCTCTTCTCATCTTATCTTCCTGCTGCTTCTTCGACCACCCTAGCTTCAAACCAGTCTGGTTTCGTAACTCATGCACATTGATCTGCTTCTTCTCCCCCTCTTCCTCTAATTTCTCTGTTCCCTCAGTCACAATATAATCACTGTCCACCTTCCGTACCGCCCATTGACCCCACCCGATTTTCTCAAAAACAACGTTATTTTCAGGGTCCACCTGTTCCATTGCAGCCATAATCAACCTCCGCTGCTTCGATAAAGAGAGCATCTCAAATCCATGCACCTCTATCGATAATTGACTCGTTATATGTCTAATTGGAAGCGGCCCCTTCCGTATCAACAAATTCGCCAACCGTGTCGGGGTAATCTTTGACGCTACTTGTATTCCCTCGCGAGACGACGTCGACAACAAATGCTTCTTCGAGTTTGTTCCGTCAGGTTTAGAAGGCGATGTCGACATCTCTGTCGACGTAGATTCCCACTTTTCTCCTTCATGCTTATCGTGGCTCTTATCTATGGCCTTGTCACCACCGTGTTTATTGTCATTTTCTGATGGTTTCGAAGTATTTTCCGCCATCGTCATATCGTTCTGTTTATTATTCTGCTGCTAAAATACCTGATTGTAGCACCTATATATGTCTTAATGTCAAATTGTAGTATGTATACTCTTTTGCCTATGAGTCCTGACAGTAGTACCACTGAAAAATGACTAACACTAGCAAGTTAGAAAACACGTGTACTAACCAATTATTCTGCTAATTTGGGGTATTCGCGGGTTCGAGTTTCGTACGCGCactaaatattgataatatgaGTATATACCAATAAACAATAGAAGTTCCACACTTTAGCAATTTCTAAGTTTAAATCTTATATAGGGTCATATCCTGCTTATATACAATCCAGGATATAGTAGATTGTGCCACGCATTTTCAATCAGTCATATAATATTGGATCCCAGGGTATACGGTAATTGCATGATGTGTCTTACGTGATTGTTGGCCGAAAACCCAAGGGTTTTGTGGAGGGGTGGTGGCCCATAGCGGACTATTTTTAAGACACGCAAAGTGGTACTACGCACTCATCGCTTCTGTTCAGGGCGTTTAGTGACAAGCAGCACTGGGTACAAAAGGTCACTCCGGCTGGAAGAGAGGAGGGAGGATATGAAACACGATGGTAGAAGCCCGTTTGGGAAGAACGTGAAACCGCAGTTGCGTCGCAAATGAGGACTAATGCTGACATAATCAGTGGACATGCGTGAATAAACCCGAGAAGAGAAAAAACGGGTCACGCCGATTTCTGAATCACATCGGTACACCAAACCAACGCCCTGCACCAAGAATCGgtgattttattttatttcatcttttGGGACATAAGTCACATGACTATTGGTAGAATGGGGCACGACAACTTTCGATGTTTCTTCTAGAGATGGGTGGTATggtgttgaaaaatggCTGTACGACTGGCAATTACAAGGCTGATACAGTGGCTGTCATTTGTAGAGAGATTGAGTTGTAGAGTCAATTTTGGtgttaattttatttcggtggtaataaatttgatgataGTGCGATCAGCCACGGAAAGTCcgaatgaaatatttagtaCCTCATCAGAGGTATTTGGGACACAATTGACGAAATCAAGTGATAAACATTGCAGATATACCAGAATAGCGATCATGGATACAGCACCCAGGTTACCCAATTCGACAGTGGCAATGCTTGTAGAGTCTTTGACGGCCTATTCTGTTGGAAATACGCCCAACCGTGTTGGGACGTTGACGGTGTTTGGAAGCGGAAGCCAATTAGTGGGGGCCATTGATCTTGGGGACCAAGAGAACCCGCAAGATGTGTCCAAGAATGATGCTCAGCAAATGATAGAGGTTGCAAGCGGATTAGTACAAAGTGCTACTAGCTTTGACGGCCTgatgaaatatatcaagGTGAGCTACAAGGACCGGGAGTTACTCGTGATTCCGGGGGAACAGTACAATGTTGCAGCAGTGATTGATTCTACAGAATAGGATGtcgaattcttcaaaagaTATATTCATGTTGAACTGAAGAAAAAAACAACAGCGACAACAAAAATGtgctatatatataagaaatatatatatagattaTAAAGCATTAGTGTTTACTTTAAAGACTAGGGATCGAAATCTTCGTTTCGTTCATAAACTAAACCATTAGCTGGcatttatcattaataaatctaatCCGTTTACAATGATGGGAAGTTCTTGTCATTGACAGCTGGCTTCTtagcagaagaagaagaagaaggagtTGGCTTTTTACCGTTGAAGCCACCTCTTTCACCACCTCTCTTTCCACCTCTCTTGTTGAAGCCACCTCTTTCGCTACCACCTCTTCTAGATTCAGATGGTCTGGAGTTAGAGGATTGGTCAGCAAAAGAAGCTTCGATATCTAAGAACTTCTTTTCCTTAGCGGCCTTGGCCTTAGCCTTCTTGGCAACAGATGGGGCAACGTAAGCTTCTTGATCCTTTTCGATCTTTTCAGCAGAAGACCATTTGTCTTCGGCACCAGCGTTAGCTGATCTAAGGTTCTTCTTACCATCTAATTCTTGTTGCTTGGCTTGTAAGTCGGCAAAGTAATCAGACAAGGATTGCTTTGGAGCAGCTTCAACTTCATTGACAGCGGTGGCATCACCGGTTTCAAGTTCTTCGACGGCATCGGAGACAGCTTCAACTTCAGCTTCGAATTCTCTCTTTTCACCGTCCTTGAATCTCTTACCGTCAGACTTGTTAGATCTGGAGTGACGGTCAAATGGCTTCTTGTAGTGTTTAGATGGAGTAGAGGATGGAGCGGAAACGTTCTTGTTATCTGGTCTGTTCTTGAAAGCACCTTCGTTACCGGTAGCCTTGGCCTTCTTCTTAGCCTTAGCTGGGTCGGCTGATGCTGGTGGAACATCAGACTTCTTGGATGAGGTGGTGTTCTTAACTACCTCTCTAATTGGAAGCTTTGGAGttgaatcatcttcaacatcATTACCTAATAAATGGTATAAGTTCTAATTTTATGTTAGTATCCTCAATTGTATCGTTCCCCATGTCGTCTCATAATCTCATGTTCAATTCGTTGTCCCCTGCCCTGTTCTGTCATTATACTTGTTCTCTCCATAATCGTCTACACTTCTAACCCGGGCGGTAACTCataatcttcaatttgacCTATCTACATCCTTTTGTGTGGCTTTATGTCCCTTTTGATATCTGCACCCTTATCGTACGATTGATTGACAATTGAGATTATTTCGACAACAAATCCTTCACTATCGATCACAATTACTtactttattttcaaaagacATCTTAAATCAAAGTCTAGCTTATCTTATAACTGTATTACTTGTATTTTAAAAATTgctttaaagaaaaaggttgaaaaattttagCTGACCGTCCAATTCTCAACGTCGACTTTTGTGAACTTTTGTGTAACTTGGTCTCACTCACTAGTTGTTCTAGTAATATCCTATTGTGTGTAAATTACAGTATATATAGTAGTTAAGGTAAGTAAAAAGCAGTATATTACAATAAACTAAGTAGTTATATAGACGATAGACATATACTATGGAACTTAGcaaatatcaattgaaaacGAGTAAATGTAGGTAGATTCGCGAAGAAATAGTAAGCTGGTGCAATATGAAATGAACTTATAATGTCAATTGTAGCAATAAGTACATTATTTGTTCTTTGTAGTAATGAAGGTATCACCAACTCTGACAAAGAATACTCTGACTGCAGATCTTAAGTCCGGAGTCATATTCTTTGAGAAGAGCTTCAAAGACAACTGGTACATAAATGGAGTGTATTCGAGGAAGTCATCTTCGTCGAGCTCGACAAAACCCTGGAAGATTTCAATGATAACTGGTTTCCAAGTGGTTATGTTCCTCAGTTGGTTAGTTTCATCGAATTCGGAGTATCTCTCGGTTATGTCGTTGCACAACGGAATGACGGAGTCCATGATTGATTTTTTAGAGTGATTATTGGTCTTGTCGTCGTCACAGTACATTCTAAacatgatattgatgaaaacgGCGGCGGAACTCGACTCTTGTTTCAAAAGATTTGGAAGTCTTTCGATAACACCGGCATTCCATAACCTGACTCTCAAATCGTAATCATCGTTGAACTTTCTGGCAAACTCATAGCTGTCGTGTAACAATGCTGCTAACTTTACCGAGTAGTCATGAGGAACAGATTCATAAAACAtgtcattttcaaataactCGGATAAAGTTTcaatcatcaacaattgCAATACACACTTCACCACGATCGAAGACTTTTCCTTGGATTTACGCAATCTTGCTTCAGTATCGTCGAAAACATGCGACGACGTACTTATTGGCGAGTCggtattattttcatcgCCAAAGGCTTCGATCCCATactcttcttctcttgGTGAGTGTTGGTCCTTAGCACGTAATGGGTCCAATGTAAATAATTCCTTAGCAGTGGTTaaatcaaacaaatcaGAAAATGAATGGGTGATTTTATCCCATTGCTCGCTGTTGAATTTACCTGCATTATCTATTAACAACGTGTGCAAACATGATCTACCAATTCTAGCAATGGTATCATTTTCCTGGCAAATACACG comes from the Debaryomyces hansenii CBS767 chromosome B complete sequence genome and includes:
- a CDS encoding DEHA2B09944p (weakly similar to uniprot|Q12427 Saccharomyces cerevisiae YDR169C STB3 Protein that binds Sin3p in a two-hybrid assay), which codes for MTMAENTSKPSENDNKHGGDKAIDKSHDKHEGEKWESTSTEMSTSPSKPDGTNSKKHLLSTSSREGIQVASKITPTRLANLLIRKGPLPIRHITSQLSIEVHGFEMLSLSKQRRLIMAAMEQVDPENNVVFEKIGWGQWAVRKVDSDYIVTEGTEKLEEEGEKKQINVHELRNQTGLKLGWSKKQQEDKMRRESITNRQANLHNLKLPNEQMGDMSAAIESDSESDYALSEIDDDADIDVDDDSDDDDEDDDEELFTFDQDDDGRYKTFKQTKSPPIKFANRVPLKFSPPPGGASRRKSSSSNNASISKHTQSYPHAHRNIFNRSRLNSIENFDNYILSSAKNSNVSINSPPPPVTTTISSSPLASWNSSYIQHNVTTSPEGIDSIATAMTGGRKSSFNESHLRSTLSSSLPRNSPHTNSHFHSQSNLHPSSAAQSPPTNSGSGKPVATQRQKQNENISDTDEEDWATIGAESLRKSHQQMKNDPESIENGHKSTDNDQADERAAAFALVDLMSV
- a CDS encoding DEHA2B09966p (no similarity), with the translated sequence MAVRSAITRSIQWSSFVERLSCRVNFGVNFISVVINLMIVRSATESPNEIFSTSSEVFGTQLTKSSDKHCRYTRIAIMDTAPRLPNSTVAMLVESLTAYSVGNTPNRVGTLTVFGSGSQLVGAIDLGDQENPQDVSKNDAQQMIEVASGLVQSATSFDGSMKYIKVSYKDRELLVIPGEQYNVAAVIDSTE
- a CDS encoding DEHA2B09988p (similar to uniprot|P39015 Saccharomyces cerevisiae YLR150W STM1 Protein that binds quadruplex nucleic acids); this translates as MSFENKNLYHLLGNDVEDDSTPKLPIREVVKNTTSSKKSDVPPASADPAKAKKKAKATGNEGAFKNRPDNKNVSAPSSTPSKHYKKPFDRHSRSNKSDGKRFKDGEKREFEAEVEAVSDAVEELETGDATAVNEVEAAPKQSLSDYFADLQAKQQELDGKKNLRSANAGAEDKWSSAEKIEKDQEAYVAPSVAKKAKAKAAKEKKFLDIEASFADQSSNSRPSESRRGGSERGGFNKRGGKRGGERGGFNGKKPTPSSSSSAKKPAVNDKNFPSL